One region of Jatrophihabitans cynanchi genomic DNA includes:
- the rpmE gene encoding 50S ribosomal protein L31 yields MKNDIHPEYVLTQVTCSCGNTFTTRSTAKGGSLHADVCSACHPFYTGKQKIMDVGGRVDKFEKRFGKRVRNS; encoded by the coding sequence ATGAAGAACGACATCCACCCCGAGTACGTGCTCACCCAGGTCACCTGTTCCTGCGGCAACACGTTCACCACGCGCAGCACCGCCAAGGGCGGGTCACTGCACGCTGACGTCTGCTCGGCCTGCCACCCCTTCTACACCGGCAAGCAGAAGATCATGGACGTCGGCGGCCGCGTCGACAAGTTCGAGAAGCGCTTCGGCAAGCGCGTCCGGAACTCCTAG
- a CDS encoding ABC transporter ATP-binding protein, whose translation MADIKLDEVTKRYPDGALAVDRISLEIADGEFVILVGPSGCGKSTTLNMIAGLEDISDGELRIGGKLVNNVAPKDRDIAMVFQSYALYPHMTVRENMAFALKLAKRPQQEINQKVEEAARVLELTQHLDRKPANLSGGQRQRVAMGRAIVRDPAAFLMDEPLSNLDAKLRVQMRTQVSRLQKRLGTTTVYVTHDQTEAMTLGDRVAVMRGGRLQQVGPPQVLYEQPANLFVAGFIGSPAMNFMAGRLEDGKLRTLMGDVPLNDGLRRTLETRADTREVLLGIRPEAFEDAALVPPENREHGVTFRATIDVVESMGSEVYAYFAFDGQEKVTSAELAELARDSGQADTGGDAGQVVARLDAATTVREGAEAELWADVRAVHVFDPGTGENLTADREPAPA comes from the coding sequence GTGGCCGACATCAAGCTGGACGAGGTGACCAAGCGGTACCCGGACGGGGCGCTCGCGGTCGACCGCATCAGCCTGGAAATTGCCGACGGTGAGTTCGTGATCCTGGTCGGGCCGTCCGGGTGCGGCAAGTCCACGACGCTGAACATGATCGCCGGGCTGGAGGACATCAGCGACGGCGAGCTGCGCATCGGTGGCAAGCTCGTGAACAACGTGGCGCCGAAGGACCGGGACATCGCGATGGTGTTCCAGAGCTACGCGCTCTACCCGCACATGACCGTGCGCGAGAACATGGCGTTCGCCCTCAAGCTCGCCAAGCGTCCGCAGCAGGAAATCAACCAGAAGGTGGAGGAGGCCGCGCGGGTCCTGGAGCTCACCCAGCACCTGGATCGCAAGCCGGCGAACCTGTCCGGCGGCCAGCGGCAGCGGGTGGCGATGGGCCGGGCGATCGTGCGCGACCCGGCGGCGTTCCTGATGGACGAGCCGTTGAGCAATCTGGACGCGAAGTTGCGCGTGCAGATGCGCACGCAGGTGTCCCGGCTGCAGAAGCGGCTGGGCACCACCACCGTCTACGTGACGCACGACCAGACCGAGGCCATGACTCTCGGTGACCGCGTCGCGGTGATGCGCGGCGGCCGCCTGCAGCAGGTGGGGCCGCCCCAGGTTCTCTACGAGCAGCCGGCCAACCTGTTCGTCGCCGGGTTCATCGGCTCTCCCGCGATGAACTTCATGGCCGGCAGGCTGGAAGACGGCAAGCTGCGCACGTTGATGGGCGACGTCCCCCTCAACGACGGGCTGCGCCGGACGCTGGAGACGCGCGCCGACACCCGCGAGGTGCTGCTCGGTATCCGGCCGGAGGCGTTCGAGGACGCTGCGCTCGTCCCGCCGGAGAACCGTGAACACGGCGTCACCTTCCGGGCAACCATCGACGTCGTGGAGTCGATGGGCTCGGAGGTGTACGCGTACTTCGCCTTCGACGGCCAGGAGAAGGTCACCAGCGCCGAACTCGCCGAACTGGCACGCGACTCCGGTCAGGCCGACACCGGGGGCGATGCCGGCCAGGTCGTCGCCCGGCTGGACGCGGCCACCACCGTGCGCGAGGGCGCGGAGGCCGAACTGTGGGCAGACGTGCGGGCGGTACACGTCTTCGACCCGGGCACCGGCGAGAACCTCACCGCGGACCGCGAGCCGGCCCCCGCCTGA
- the rho gene encoding transcription termination factor Rho has protein sequence MTDTQEQTLPGTDTVPTASTGGSARTAKGSLNSKLLPELQQIAAGMGIATAKVKKSDLIAAIQAGRGAGAQRAANSADNGATHGAASTASSAAGSAAAAAGDPSGTGDTAPAAPPRRQRPERTARAQTRSAGPNSSPPDAVATADAAPTGAAPVDDRAESPDSAPGRAAAGVRGNGARTAGTAGQDQQQDRQRSGSGTQDAQHNQGGGSNQSRQQTRDGQSRPDGQTRPDGQSRPDGQSRPDGGQSQNRQQHNQNAPGAPNQNRQDGGQNRRDDDDDFDGGRRRGRRYRDRRGRNRERPVGSVAGNADVEPIVSEDDVLVPVAGIVDAIEEKNTWFVRTGGYFASPDDVYVANSYVRRFNLRRGDAITGAVRQQREGERREKYNPLVRLDTVNGKDPEQSKNRVEFTRLTPLYPQQRLRLETEPHILTTRVIDLVMPIGKGQRALIVSPPKAGKTMVLQAIANAITVNNPEVHLMVVLIDERPEEVTDMQRSVKGEVIASTFDRRPQDHITVAELSIERAKRLVEMGHDVVVLLDSITRLGRAYNLGAPASGRILSGGVDSTALYPPKRFLGAARNIENGGSLTILATALVETGSAGDTVIFEEFKGTGNAELKLDRKIADKRVFPAVDVDQSSTRKEEILLSPDELAVTIKLRRVLHALDPQQAIDLLLDRLKKTRTNTEFLMQIAKTTPGQD, from the coding sequence GTGACAGACACCCAGGAGCAGACCCTGCCCGGCACGGATACCGTGCCCACTGCATCGACGGGCGGCTCCGCCCGCACCGCGAAGGGCTCGCTGAACTCCAAACTGCTGCCCGAACTGCAGCAGATCGCCGCCGGCATGGGCATCGCGACCGCGAAGGTCAAGAAGAGCGATTTGATCGCCGCGATCCAGGCCGGCCGTGGCGCCGGCGCGCAACGCGCCGCGAACAGCGCGGACAACGGTGCCACGCACGGCGCCGCCAGCACCGCGAGCAGTGCCGCCGGTAGCGCCGCTGCCGCCGCGGGCGACCCGAGCGGCACCGGCGACACCGCCCCGGCGGCCCCGCCGAGGCGCCAGCGGCCCGAGCGCACCGCGCGCGCGCAGACCCGCTCCGCCGGTCCGAACAGCAGCCCGCCGGACGCTGTCGCGACAGCCGATGCCGCACCGACCGGTGCCGCACCGGTCGACGACCGCGCTGAGAGCCCCGACAGTGCGCCGGGCAGAGCCGCCGCCGGCGTTCGTGGCAACGGCGCGCGCACCGCGGGCACTGCAGGTCAGGACCAGCAGCAGGACCGTCAGCGCAGCGGCTCCGGCACGCAGGACGCTCAGCACAACCAAGGTGGCGGCTCGAACCAGAGTCGCCAGCAGACCCGCGACGGCCAGAGCCGTCCCGACGGCCAGACCCGTCCCGACGGCCAGAGCCGTCCCGACGGCCAGAGCCGTCCCGACGGCGGGCAGAGCCAGAACCGCCAGCAGCACAACCAGAACGCGCCGGGCGCGCCGAACCAGAACCGGCAGGACGGCGGCCAGAACCGCCGCGACGACGACGACGACTTCGACGGCGGCCGGCGCCGCGGTCGCCGCTACCGCGATCGGCGCGGCCGCAACCGCGAGCGTCCCGTGGGTAGCGTCGCAGGCAACGCCGACGTCGAGCCGATCGTGTCCGAGGACGACGTGCTCGTCCCGGTCGCCGGAATCGTCGACGCGATCGAGGAGAAGAACACCTGGTTCGTGCGTACCGGCGGCTACTTCGCCAGCCCGGACGACGTGTACGTCGCCAACTCGTACGTGCGCCGGTTCAACCTGCGCCGCGGGGACGCGATCACCGGCGCGGTGCGCCAGCAGCGCGAGGGCGAGCGGCGCGAGAAGTACAACCCGCTGGTGCGCCTGGACACCGTGAACGGCAAGGACCCGGAGCAGTCCAAGAACCGCGTCGAGTTCACCCGGCTCACCCCGCTCTACCCGCAGCAGCGGCTGCGGCTGGAGACCGAGCCGCACATCCTGACCACGCGCGTGATCGACCTGGTGATGCCGATCGGCAAGGGCCAGCGCGCGCTCATCGTCTCGCCGCCCAAGGCCGGCAAGACGATGGTGCTGCAGGCGATCGCGAACGCGATCACGGTGAACAACCCCGAGGTGCACCTCATGGTCGTGCTCATCGACGAGCGGCCCGAAGAGGTCACCGACATGCAGCGCTCGGTCAAGGGCGAGGTCATCGCCTCGACCTTCGACCGCCGCCCGCAGGACCACATCACCGTCGCCGAGCTGTCCATCGAGCGAGCCAAGCGCCTGGTCGAGATGGGGCACGACGTGGTCGTGCTGCTCGACTCGATCACCCGGCTGGGCCGTGCCTACAACCTGGGTGCGCCGGCGAGCGGGCGCATCCTGTCCGGCGGCGTCGACTCGACCGCGCTGTACCCGCCGAAGCGCTTCCTCGGCGCCGCCCGCAACATCGAGAACGGCGGCTCGCTCACCATCCTCGCCACTGCCTTGGTCGAGACCGGCTCGGCCGGCGACACGGTGATCTTCGAGGAGTTCAAGGGCACCGGTAATGCCGAGCTCAAGCTGGACCGCAAGATCGCCGACAAGCGCGTCTTCCCGGCCGTTGACGTGGATCAGTCGTCGACTCGAAAGGAAGAGATCCTGCTCTCCCCGGACGAGCTGGCGGTCACGATCAAGCTGCGCCGGGTGCTGCACGCGCTCGACCCGCAGCAGGCGATCGATCTGCTGCTGGACCGGCTGAAGAAGACCCGGACGAACACCGAGTTCCTGATGCAGATCGCCAAGACGACACCCGGTCAGGACTGA
- a CDS encoding carbohydrate ABC transporter permease — protein sequence MHWLYDLAHSSSAAGKIGFAVLMVVAFFAVIGVLLVVIDHVPRRGRERYQAFLFLLPAIILLAAGLVGPMFKTIISSLTSAEVTRKGCVPIPSPARCLIDKGGEWNNFANFRWLFSNHDALFALWHTVLWTLVTPAVATIVGLAYAYAIDKIRGEAFAKALVFLPTAISFVGAAVIWGLMYQQPSQSGASGLVNVVLNWVGLGPINFPTVGGWRLTMWMIVVMIWIQAGFATVVLSAAIKAVPGELSEAAKIDGATNGQAFRRVVIPSIRPTIIVVMVTISVATLKVFDLVNTFGGDRFGGDTLANLMYNTYKTAGIGLAGGKLGEHHSSALATLIFLLVIPFVAFQVRQMVKQRAAR from the coding sequence ATGCACTGGCTCTACGATCTGGCGCATTCGAGTTCGGCGGCAGGCAAGATCGGCTTCGCCGTACTGATGGTGGTCGCGTTCTTCGCGGTCATCGGTGTGCTACTGGTGGTCATCGACCACGTACCGCGCAGGGGCCGGGAGAGGTACCAGGCGTTCTTGTTCCTGCTGCCGGCGATCATCCTGCTCGCCGCCGGCCTGGTCGGCCCCATGTTCAAGACGATCATCTCCTCGCTCACCTCGGCCGAGGTGACCCGCAAGGGATGCGTACCGATCCCGAGCCCGGCCCGATGCCTGATCGACAAGGGCGGCGAGTGGAACAACTTCGCCAACTTCCGCTGGCTCTTCAGCAACCACGATGCGCTGTTCGCGCTGTGGCACACCGTGCTGTGGACCCTGGTCACACCGGCTGTCGCCACGATCGTCGGCCTCGCCTACGCGTACGCGATCGACAAGATCCGGGGCGAGGCGTTCGCCAAGGCGCTCGTCTTCCTGCCGACCGCGATCTCGTTCGTCGGGGCGGCGGTGATCTGGGGCCTGATGTACCAGCAGCCGTCGCAGAGCGGCGCGTCCGGGCTGGTCAACGTCGTGCTCAACTGGGTCGGCCTCGGGCCGATCAACTTCCCGACCGTCGGTGGCTGGCGACTCACCATGTGGATGATCGTGGTGATGATCTGGATCCAGGCCGGCTTCGCCACGGTGGTGCTCTCGGCCGCGATCAAGGCCGTGCCCGGCGAACTGAGCGAGGCCGCCAAGATCGACGGGGCGACGAACGGCCAGGCGTTCCGGCGCGTGGTCATCCCGTCGATCCGGCCCACGATCATCGTGGTGATGGTGACCATCTCGGTCGCCACGCTGAAGGTCTTCGACCTGGTCAACACCTTCGGCGGTGACCGGTTCGGCGGCGACACGCTCGCCAACCTCATGTACAACACGTACAAGACCGCAGGCATCGGGCTCGCCGGTGGCAAACTCGGCGAGCACCACTCCTCGGCGCTCGCGACCCTGATCTTCCTGCTGGTGATCCCGTTCGTGGCCTTCCAGGTGCGGCAGATGGTCAAGCAGCGGGCGGCCCGATGA
- a CDS encoding ABC transporter substrate-binding protein produces the protein MRSSIPAPLARRPRPRVSRLAGYLGAGLLAAAGLSACGGGNGGPPTLHFYNFPDNSGAIAQAVERCTAQSGGKYTIEYNKLPTAADGQRQQLVRRLAARDSSMDILGLDVTWAPEFAEAGWILPWTGANRAKATEGTLKAPLETATWKGRLYAVPYNSNTQLLWYRSDLVDKPPATWDEMIDDAIRLAKEGKPHRIEIQGAQYEGVVVWFNTLVASAGGSILNEQATAPALGKPARKALQIMKRLASSPAADPSLSVQMEDQNRLAMEAGTAAFELNYPFVYPSMKTNKPALFKNFKWAQYPAVSAGEPSHVTIGGIDMAISKYSKHPDLAFEAALCLRDADNQKVAAVKGGLPPTLESLYSDPDLAQSYPFHEDILQALQNASVRPKTPAYQNISIVISHSISPPSKINPDKTESTIASQIKDALASKGLIP, from the coding sequence ATGCGTTCGAGTATCCCCGCACCGCTCGCCCGGCGACCCCGACCTCGTGTGAGCCGGCTGGCCGGTTACCTCGGGGCGGGCCTGCTTGCTGCGGCCGGGCTGTCCGCGTGCGGCGGGGGCAACGGTGGCCCCCCGACACTGCACTTCTACAACTTCCCGGACAACTCCGGCGCCATCGCCCAGGCGGTCGAGCGATGCACGGCGCAGAGCGGCGGCAAGTACACGATCGAGTACAACAAACTGCCCACCGCCGCCGACGGGCAGCGGCAGCAACTGGTCCGCCGCCTCGCCGCCCGGGACAGCAGCATGGACATTCTCGGTCTGGACGTCACCTGGGCGCCCGAGTTCGCCGAGGCCGGCTGGATCCTGCCGTGGACCGGCGCGAACCGCGCCAAGGCCACCGAGGGGACGCTGAAAGCGCCGCTGGAGACGGCGACCTGGAAGGGCCGCCTCTACGCGGTGCCGTACAACAGCAACACCCAGTTGCTCTGGTACCGCTCCGACCTGGTCGACAAGCCGCCCGCCACCTGGGACGAGATGATCGACGACGCCATCCGACTCGCCAAGGAGGGCAAGCCACACCGCATCGAGATCCAGGGCGCGCAGTACGAGGGCGTCGTCGTCTGGTTCAACACGCTGGTGGCCAGTGCGGGCGGCAGCATCCTCAACGAGCAGGCCACCGCGCCGGCGCTCGGCAAGCCGGCGCGCAAGGCGCTGCAGATCATGAAGCGGCTGGCGTCCTCGCCGGCGGCCGACCCCTCGCTGTCGGTGCAGATGGAGGATCAGAACCGGCTCGCGATGGAAGCCGGCACCGCGGCGTTCGAGCTCAACTATCCGTTCGTCTATCCCTCGATGAAGACCAACAAGCCGGCCCTGTTCAAGAACTTCAAGTGGGCCCAGTACCCGGCCGTCTCGGCGGGCGAGCCGAGCCACGTGACGATCGGCGGCATCGACATGGCGATCAGCAAGTACTCCAAGCACCCCGACCTCGCGTTCGAGGCCGCGCTGTGCCTGCGGGACGCGGACAACCAGAAGGTGGCCGCCGTCAAGGGCGGGCTGCCGCCCACCCTCGAATCGCTGTACAGCGATCCCGACCTCGCCCAGAGCTACCCGTTCCACGAGGACATCCTGCAGGCGCTGCAGAACGCCAGCGTGCGTCCCAAGACGCCGGCCTACCAGAACATCTCGATCGTGATCTCGCACTCGATCTCGCCGCCGAGCAAGATCAATCCCGACAAGACCGAGAGCACGATCGCGAGCCAGATCAAGGACGCCCTCGCCTCCAAGGGCCTGATCCCGTGA
- a CDS encoding ABC transporter substrate-binding protein: MRWKRMTAVLAAGSAVVALAAGCSSSGNKGGGGNGTNNGTSSNGPDLSKQPKSKIKAVTMTGDCAPYGKYGKYTNATVTMYSSITDPEGQHLQDSWKQFEQCTGIKIAYTADKEFESSVKTKVQGGNAPDIAIIPQPGLLQSFATSGKLVPATDALTKEASDNWTKDWISYATVDGVYFGAPMGANLKSLVWYSPKYFKQYGYTVPTTWDDMIKLSDKMAADGHKPWCAGIESGTATGWPATDWMEEVMLRLYGPEVYDQWVNHQIPFNDQKVQDVLAKVGQILKNPKYVNAGIGDVKSIATTAFQKGGLPIETGKCMLHQQASFYAANWDKGYKVAQDGDLYAFYEPTMSDKFGKPIEGGGEFVTAFADRPEVESVQLYLASGEWATSRIKVASGWVSANNKADKNAYTDPIDKLSAQLLTDPSATFRFDGSDAMPAEVGAGSFWTQMTQWILGQSDKDTLDKIEASWPK, translated from the coding sequence ATGCGCTGGAAGAGGATGACCGCCGTGCTCGCGGCGGGATCCGCGGTTGTCGCGCTGGCTGCCGGTTGTAGCAGCAGCGGGAACAAGGGCGGCGGCGGAAACGGCACGAACAACGGGACGTCATCGAACGGCCCCGACCTGAGCAAGCAGCCCAAGAGCAAGATCAAGGCCGTCACCATGACCGGCGACTGCGCGCCGTACGGCAAGTACGGCAAGTACACCAACGCCACGGTCACCATGTACTCCTCGATCACCGACCCCGAGGGCCAGCACCTGCAGGACTCGTGGAAGCAGTTCGAGCAGTGCACCGGCATCAAGATCGCGTACACGGCCGACAAGGAGTTCGAGAGCTCGGTGAAGACGAAGGTCCAGGGCGGCAACGCGCCGGACATCGCGATCATCCCGCAGCCCGGGCTGCTGCAGAGCTTCGCCACGTCCGGCAAGCTCGTACCGGCCACTGACGCGCTCACCAAGGAGGCGTCGGACAACTGGACGAAGGACTGGATCTCGTACGCGACCGTCGACGGCGTCTACTTCGGCGCGCCGATGGGGGCGAACCTCAAGTCGCTGGTCTGGTACTCGCCGAAGTACTTCAAGCAGTACGGCTACACCGTGCCCACCACCTGGGACGACATGATCAAGCTGTCGGACAAGATGGCGGCCGACGGGCACAAGCCGTGGTGCGCGGGCATCGAGTCCGGAACGGCGACCGGCTGGCCGGCCACCGACTGGATGGAAGAGGTCATGCTCCGGCTGTACGGCCCGGAGGTCTACGACCAGTGGGTCAACCACCAGATCCCGTTCAACGACCAGAAGGTCCAGGACGTGCTGGCCAAGGTCGGCCAGATCCTGAAGAACCCGAAGTACGTCAACGCCGGCATCGGTGACGTGAAGTCGATCGCCACGACCGCCTTCCAGAAGGGCGGCCTGCCGATCGAGACCGGCAAGTGCATGCTGCACCAGCAGGCCAGCTTCTACGCCGCCAACTGGGACAAGGGGTACAAGGTCGCGCAGGACGGCGACCTCTACGCCTTCTACGAGCCGACGATGAGCGACAAGTTCGGCAAGCCGATCGAGGGTGGCGGCGAGTTCGTCACCGCGTTCGCCGACCGTCCCGAGGTCGAGTCCGTGCAGCTGTACCTGGCCAGCGGCGAGTGGGCGACCTCGCGTATCAAGGTCGCGTCGGGGTGGGTGTCCGCGAACAACAAGGCGGACAAGAACGCCTACACCGACCCGATCGACAAGCTGTCGGCGCAGTTGCTCACCGACCCGAGCGCCACCTTCCGCTTCGACGGCTCGGACGCCATGCCGGCCGAGGTGGGTGCAGGCAGCTTCTGGACGCAGATGACGCAGTGGATTCTCGGCCAGAGCGACAAGGACACACTGGACAAGATTGAGGCCTCTTGGCCAAAGTAG
- a CDS encoding carbohydrate ABC transporter permease, translating into MATAKQKIGWGTANTVAVVLAIVPVLWIVSLSFKDPATITDASFWPKRWTLENYRGIFKTSEFTHALINSIGIALIATFIAVVLASMAAYAVARLSFPGKGVLIGMSLLIAMFPAISLVTPLFNIERSLHLFDTWPGLIIPYIAFGLPLGIYTLSAFFREIPWELEKAAKMDGATPWQAFTKVIAPLAAPGMFTTAILVFIFCWNDFLFAISLTSTTRARTVPAAIGFFTGSSQFTAPTGSISAAAVIITIPIIVFVLFFQRRIVAGLTSGAVKG; encoded by the coding sequence ATGGCAACCGCGAAACAGAAGATCGGCTGGGGCACCGCGAACACCGTCGCCGTCGTGCTGGCGATCGTGCCGGTGCTCTGGATCGTGTCGCTGTCGTTCAAGGACCCGGCCACCATCACCGACGCGTCGTTCTGGCCGAAGCGGTGGACGCTCGAGAACTACCGCGGGATCTTCAAGACCTCGGAGTTCACCCACGCGCTGATCAACTCGATCGGGATCGCGCTGATCGCCACGTTCATCGCGGTCGTCCTCGCCTCGATGGCGGCCTACGCCGTCGCCCGGCTGTCCTTCCCGGGCAAGGGCGTGCTGATCGGGATGTCGCTGCTCATCGCGATGTTCCCGGCGATCTCACTGGTGACACCACTGTTCAACATCGAGCGCAGCCTGCACCTGTTCGACACCTGGCCCGGTCTGATCATCCCGTACATCGCGTTCGGGCTGCCGCTGGGCATCTACACGCTCTCGGCATTCTTCCGCGAGATCCCGTGGGAGCTGGAGAAGGCGGCGAAGATGGATGGCGCCACGCCGTGGCAGGCGTTCACGAAGGTCATCGCCCCGCTCGCCGCACCGGGCATGTTCACCACCGCGATCTTGGTGTTCATCTTCTGCTGGAACGACTTCCTGTTCGCGATCTCGCTGACGTCGACGACGCGGGCGCGCACGGTGCCCGCCGCGATCGGATTCTTCACCGGCAGCTCGCAGTTCACCGCACCGACCGGGTCGATCTCGGCCGCCGCCGTGATCATCACGATCCCGATCATCGTGTTCGTGTTGTTCTTCCAACGCCGCATCGTTGCCGGGCTGACCTCCGGCGCCGTCAAGGGATAG
- a CDS encoding carbohydrate ABC transporter permease: protein MSVHAETSAPAVPARGAEPKRRRRQLSEGARAERRLGWLLCAPAVLVMIAVTAYPIAYAVYLSLERYDLRFPQKAKFIGIDNYTAVLTSPYWWHALWVTLIITVISVVVELVLGMLLAVLMHRTLFGRGTVRTAVLIPYGIVTVVAAFSWQYAWTPSTGYLSAMFGNSAPLTHNVQAIGIIILAEVWKTTPFMALLLMAGLALVPEDLQKAAKMDGASTWQRFVRVTLPLMKPAILVALLFRTLDAFRIFDNIFILTAGANGTYSVSMLGYDNLFTALNLGIGSAISILIFICVAIIAFLFIKGFGAAAPGSDK, encoded by the coding sequence GTGAGCGTCCACGCCGAGACGTCGGCGCCCGCAGTGCCCGCACGCGGCGCGGAGCCCAAGCGGCGACGCAGGCAACTGTCCGAGGGGGCTCGCGCCGAGCGCCGGCTGGGCTGGCTGTTGTGCGCGCCCGCGGTGCTCGTGATGATCGCCGTCACCGCGTATCCCATCGCCTACGCGGTCTACCTGTCGCTGGAGCGCTATGACCTGCGCTTCCCGCAGAAGGCGAAGTTCATCGGAATCGACAACTACACGGCGGTGCTGACCTCGCCCTACTGGTGGCACGCGCTGTGGGTCACCCTGATCATCACGGTGATCTCGGTGGTGGTCGAACTGGTGCTCGGGATGCTGCTCGCGGTGCTGATGCACCGGACGCTGTTCGGGCGCGGGACGGTGCGCACGGCGGTCCTCATCCCGTACGGCATCGTCACCGTCGTCGCCGCATTCAGCTGGCAGTACGCGTGGACGCCGAGCACCGGCTACCTGTCGGCGATGTTCGGCAACAGCGCGCCGCTGACCCACAACGTCCAGGCGATCGGGATCATCATCCTCGCCGAGGTGTGGAAGACGACCCCGTTCATGGCGCTGCTGCTGATGGCCGGTCTCGCGCTCGTCCCGGAGGACCTGCAGAAGGCGGCGAAGATGGACGGCGCCAGTACCTGGCAGCGCTTCGTGCGCGTGACGCTGCCGCTGATGAAGCCGGCGATCCTCGTCGCGCTGCTGTTCCGCACACTCGACGCGTTCCGGATCTTCGACAACATCTTCATCCTCACCGCCGGCGCCAACGGCACCTATTCGGTGTCGATGCTCGGCTACGACAACCTGTTCACCGCGCTGAACCTGGGCATCGGGTCGGCGATCTCGATCCTGATCTTCATCTGCGTCGCGATCATCGCCTTCCTGTTCATCAAGGGCTTCGGCGCCGCCGCTCCCGGATCGGACAAGTGA
- a CDS encoding metallophosphoesterase family protein encodes MVRVLAVADEVDEALTAGVDPVRGAELILACGDLPFDYLAYLMNALDVPLVFVPGNHDPDVTGYRSSRAGLPLRAGLPAEPPWPPGALNADVRVLDVLGLRLAGLGGAPRYRDGPNQYSERQFARRARRLARRARWLGRDGRGVDLLLTHAPPRGVGDREDPPHRGVGALHPLLARLQPRLLLHGHVHPYGAGAPELKVGSTAVRNVVGRHLFDISPASRYTR; translated from the coding sequence ATGGTGCGTGTGCTCGCGGTCGCCGACGAGGTGGACGAGGCGCTCACGGCAGGCGTCGATCCGGTGCGCGGGGCGGAGCTGATCCTCGCCTGCGGTGACCTGCCGTTCGACTACCTCGCCTACTTGATGAATGCGCTCGACGTCCCACTCGTCTTCGTCCCCGGCAACCACGACCCGGACGTCACCGGGTACCGATCCTCGCGCGCCGGGCTGCCGCTGCGGGCCGGGCTACCGGCAGAACCGCCGTGGCCACCGGGTGCGCTCAACGCCGACGTCCGGGTACTCGACGTGCTCGGTCTGCGGCTGGCGGGCCTCGGCGGGGCGCCGCGCTATCGCGATGGCCCGAACCAGTACAGCGAGCGGCAGTTCGCGCGGCGGGCGCGGCGCCTGGCGCGGCGGGCGCGGTGGCTCGGCCGCGACGGCCGCGGCGTGGACCTGCTGCTCACCCACGCGCCGCCGCGCGGCGTCGGCGACAGGGAGGATCCGCCGCACCGCGGCGTCGGCGCGCTTCACCCGCTGCTCGCGCGGCTGCAGCCGAGGCTGCTGCTGCACGGGCACGTGCACCCGTACGGCGCAGGTGCGCCCGAGCTGAAGGTCGGGAGCACGGCGGTGCGCAACGTGGTGGGCCGGCACCTTTTCGACATCTCACCGGCTTCGCGGTATACCCGGTGA
- a CDS encoding carbohydrate ABC transporter permease: protein MTVVINPTGEVPDVPQVPDQHVPTTAAGRVRKGMSNPVASTIAIVIGVLWTIPTLGLLVQSFRSKAGQDQRGWWTFSDMTLDNYKRVLSGSGNVLPYVINSIVIVIPAAIIPIVVAALASYALVWIDFRGRDWIYIAIFALQVVPLQVAVVPMLRLVVSGVHIGSITILPPLGLAGTVGAVWLAHSCFALPLAVFLMHNFMSEIPRDLLEAARIDGASHGQIFRQIMLPLMRPALAAFGIFQFLWVWNDLFVGLVMSGGTTGISPITVKINLLVGSTTGAGGEVIPAAAFVSIVIPVIVFMALQRYFVRGLLAGSVKG, encoded by the coding sequence ATGACCGTCGTCATCAACCCGACCGGCGAGGTGCCGGACGTCCCGCAGGTCCCCGACCAGCACGTGCCGACCACGGCGGCCGGTCGGGTGCGCAAGGGCATGTCGAACCCGGTCGCCTCGACGATCGCGATCGTGATCGGCGTGCTGTGGACGATCCCGACGCTCGGCCTGCTGGTGCAGTCCTTCCGGTCCAAGGCCGGCCAGGACCAGCGCGGCTGGTGGACCTTCAGCGACATGACGCTGGACAACTACAAGCGCGTGCTCAGTGGCAGCGGAAACGTGCTGCCGTACGTGATCAACTCGATCGTCATCGTGATCCCCGCGGCAATCATCCCGATCGTGGTCGCCGCGCTCGCGTCGTACGCGCTGGTGTGGATCGACTTCCGCGGCCGCGACTGGATCTACATCGCGATCTTCGCACTGCAGGTGGTCCCGCTGCAGGTGGCGGTCGTCCCGATGCTGCGGCTGGTCGTCAGCGGCGTGCACATCGGAAGCATCACGATCCTGCCGCCGCTCGGCCTGGCCGGAACCGTCGGCGCGGTGTGGCTCGCGCACTCGTGCTTCGCCTTGCCGCTCGCGGTGTTCCTGATGCACAACTTCATGTCCGAGATCCCGCGCGACCTGCTCGAGGCGGCACGGATCGACGGCGCCAGCCATGGCCAGATCTTCCGGCAGATCATGCTGCCGCTGATGCGTCCGGCCCTCGCTGCGTTCGGCATCTTCCAGTTCCTGTGGGTGTGGAACGACCTGTTCGTCGGCCTGGTGATGTCCGGCGGAACGACCGGCATCAGCCCGATCACCGTCAAGATCAACCTGCTGGTCGGCTCCACCACCGGTGCAGGCGGCGAGGTCATCCCCGCCGCGGCCTTCGTCTCGATCGTCATACCGGTGATCGTGTTCATGGCGCTGCAGAGGTACTTCGTCCGCGGGCTGCTCGCCGGCAGCGTCAAGGGTTGA